A genomic window from Candidatus Kryptobacter tengchongensis includes:
- a CDS encoding Signal transduction histidine kinase produces the protein MVSKLLKIFCLSTLIFIFNLTFGENSSGFKYIVEINSFPNPISHEIIGFRVISENNVFLFTQASILHFDGRKFKVIFQTFNSIIKSIDTDGENIIFDLEFFNKKYIIPTIYLAKFQDDTVKDIKPLRIPFSHSTVSVKFISHGKCVIGGLYEYAFVHIKHNSVIYRVFNFNYRDLFFFSNFFWDLKDSLNFIPFHNLRSIFYIFLRGGFIKILKGEEQPIVKQLEIRTEQEIDSFEFLRLPSMGSDSDLTPPNETILINFDNGGFAILKPNFESPLNPYYKVLDTVTLIIPHYRGTVQNREGFIKIKTHNFLKIISFPFTKVKPPLILGILKSGEVIKAKDENLETWELIPSDYTIKDIIPLKQTDSLVNFLAISPEKVFMLSLLNQPALIKRDNESGQISGKKKGVFFEVYPFDFGSFYGIDVDDFDNDNFEDLCILNITGTNSYLKGSDFRNLKFSNISPRVGFIRETSGEVGIASADVNNDGYSDILIANILKHNGIFINRMGYFKDMTEQFNLKFDPKRSEHVAIADVNSDGWVDVFFTSLNGSNKLLLNVSGLKFIDFTEKAGLTSNGRAISAVFCDVNADGYPDLYVGNWTGGNKLYLNNGDGTFKDFTKESGTAGDQLMKTNSILFSDFNNDGYPDLFVGNRGNGNILFLNNGDGTFKDITKESGLFDPELFTYGATANDFDNDGFVDIFIAYLGGVKIYKNIGVVNNVPHFVDVTSKWIRQTEKFIGYNTCAVSFDADLDGDIDIIFTQNEGVIFMLKNYLNDRIGSEKNYVKIKLIGVNSNYNAVGATVKLLKNGDVVASRYLIAGSGYASCESKILHFALPDENFNSYEIQVEFPPYKGQRVIKRVKVNAGQIITIKEITGLEAKVTQFKKLIKSFRLNGIEIAKFLGIILIFIFYIAYRKSSHPSARLNFNMFALVALTILIYLITRFLIYFEIELKPFVLINQNLNLILNLLYFLPHLLGILLLIIYELALRKKDIHRVAKEGTIATLISNIEEFRHSQLKSTILTHISFLVNNVNLIISKDDRELKYRLNNLIAEYQEIVLPALKDIHHLCELHSIKFRYSLSEDILNQLIKLNDLISRGFKEEEMRKLKYQIIRGISELRNEIQSLKATLISNYTTVVESAIEKAIGQFKLNYIDFRPEGENVVIFNEPELIKVLSIVIENSIQALSSDMFENPLIKIAVVKPKHEQYNKIEIHIIDNGPGIAPEVLKSLFREKVTTKPSGHGFGLLYASECVKRYNGSIYVLPSESGAHFVIGLLKALTTQN, from the coding sequence ATGGTGAGCAAATTGTTGAAAATTTTTTGCCTCTCAACTCTAATTTTTATTTTTAATCTCACCTTTGGGGAAAATTCCTCAGGTTTTAAGTATATCGTTGAAATTAATTCTTTCCCCAATCCCATTTCACATGAGATTATAGGCTTCAGGGTAATTTCTGAAAACAATGTCTTTCTTTTCACACAGGCTTCAATACTTCATTTTGATGGGAGAAAATTCAAGGTTATATTTCAAACCTTTAACTCAATTATAAAATCAATTGACACCGATGGAGAAAATATAATTTTTGACCTTGAATTTTTTAATAAAAAATATATTATTCCTACTATTTATCTTGCCAAATTTCAGGATGATACAGTTAAAGATATAAAACCATTGAGGATCCCATTTTCTCATAGCACTGTATCAGTAAAATTCATTTCCCATGGTAAATGTGTCATCGGCGGGTTATACGAGTATGCATTTGTTCACATAAAACATAACTCTGTGATTTACAGGGTTTTTAACTTTAATTATAGGGATTTGTTTTTCTTTTCAAATTTCTTTTGGGATTTGAAAGACAGCTTAAATTTTATACCTTTTCATAATCTTAGATCAATTTTTTACATTTTCCTTCGTGGGGGATTTATCAAAATTTTAAAAGGCGAGGAGCAGCCCATTGTGAAACAATTGGAGATCAGAACAGAGCAAGAGATAGATTCGTTTGAATTTTTAAGATTACCGAGTATGGGTTCAGACTCGGATCTAACTCCACCAAATGAAACCATACTTATTAATTTTGATAATGGTGGTTTTGCAATTTTAAAGCCAAATTTTGAATCTCCGTTAAACCCATACTACAAAGTTTTGGATACAGTTACACTTATTATTCCCCATTATCGGGGAACAGTGCAAAATAGAGAAGGTTTTATAAAAATTAAAACACATAATTTTTTAAAGATCATATCTTTTCCATTTACAAAGGTAAAGCCACCTCTTATATTAGGCATATTGAAGAGTGGTGAAGTTATAAAAGCAAAAGACGAAAATCTTGAAACTTGGGAGTTGATTCCATCTGACTATACTATAAAGGACATAATACCTCTGAAACAAACGGACAGTTTGGTGAACTTTCTCGCTATCTCGCCAGAAAAAGTTTTTATGTTATCTTTGTTAAATCAACCTGCTTTAATCAAACGAGATAATGAAAGTGGGCAGATAAGCGGAAAGAAAAAAGGAGTTTTCTTTGAGGTATATCCCTTTGACTTTGGAAGTTTTTATGGTATAGATGTTGATGATTTTGATAATGATAACTTTGAGGATCTCTGTATCCTAAATATAACGGGGACAAATTCTTATTTAAAAGGCTCTGACTTCAGAAATTTAAAATTTTCAAACATCTCACCTCGTGTGGGTTTCATTAGAGAAACTAGTGGAGAAGTTGGTATAGCATCAGCAGATGTAAATAATGATGGTTATAGCGATATTTTAATTGCCAATATTTTAAAGCACAATGGTATATTCATAAATAGAATGGGCTACTTTAAAGATATGACGGAACAGTTCAATCTTAAATTTGACCCGAAAAGGAGCGAACATGTTGCGATAGCCGATGTTAACTCGGATGGATGGGTTGATGTTTTCTTCACATCTTTAAATGGTAGCAATAAATTATTGCTCAATGTAAGTGGGCTCAAGTTTATTGATTTTACTGAAAAAGCTGGTCTTACATCAAATGGTAGAGCTATCTCAGCGGTTTTTTGTGATGTAAATGCTGATGGGTATCCAGACCTGTATGTTGGAAACTGGACAGGTGGTAATAAACTATACCTGAATAATGGGGATGGGACATTTAAGGACTTTACAAAGGAAAGCGGAACGGCTGGGGATCAACTGATGAAAACTAATTCCATTCTTTTTTCAGATTTTAATAATGATGGATATCCAGATCTTTTCGTTGGGAACAGGGGGAATGGGAACATATTGTTTTTAAATAACGGTGATGGGACATTCAAGGATATCACTAAAGAAAGTGGCTTATTTGATCCCGAGTTATTTACATACGGAGCGACAGCAAACGACTTTGATAATGATGGCTTCGTAGATATTTTCATAGCCTATCTTGGTGGGGTAAAAATTTATAAAAATATCGGGGTTGTGAACAATGTCCCGCACTTCGTTGATGTAACATCTAAATGGATAAGGCAAACCGAGAAATTTATAGGTTATAACACATGTGCTGTATCCTTTGATGCTGACTTAGATGGAGATATTGACATAATTTTTACCCAGAACGAGGGGGTAATTTTTATGTTGAAAAATTATCTCAATGATAGGATTGGAAGTGAGAAAAACTATGTAAAAATTAAGTTAATCGGGGTAAACTCAAATTACAATGCAGTAGGTGCTACTGTTAAGTTATTAAAAAATGGTGATGTCGTGGCGTCAAGATATCTTATCGCAGGAAGCGGATATGCAAGCTGTGAGTCAAAGATATTGCATTTCGCATTGCCCGATGAAAATTTCAATTCGTATGAGATTCAGGTTGAATTTCCGCCGTATAAGGGTCAAAGGGTGATAAAGCGTGTAAAGGTAAACGCAGGTCAAATTATCACAATAAAGGAAATAACTGGGCTTGAAGCAAAGGTTACACAATTTAAGAAACTGATTAAGTCATTTAGATTAAATGGGATTGAAATAGCAAAATTTCTTGGAATAATTCTAATCTTTATCTTCTATATCGCTTATAGAAAATCATCACATCCATCAGCGAGACTTAACTTTAATATGTTCGCACTCGTTGCCTTAACGATTTTGATATATCTTATAACTCGTTTTTTGATATACTTTGAGATTGAGCTCAAACCATTTGTATTGATAAATCAAAATTTAAATCTAATTTTAAATCTATTGTATTTTCTACCGCATTTATTGGGCATACTTCTTTTGATAATTTATGAGCTTGCTTTAAGGAAGAAAGATATACATCGTGTTGCAAAGGAGGGAACTATAGCAACACTTATAAGTAACATTGAGGAATTCAGGCATAGTCAACTTAAATCAACGATTTTAACGCACATTTCATTTCTTGTTAATAATGTAAACCTGATCATATCAAAAGATGACAGAGAATTAAAATATAGGTTAAACAATTTAATAGCAGAATATCAAGAAATTGTCCTGCCCGCTTTAAAAGATATACATCATCTTTGCGAACTTCACTCAATAAAATTTAGATACAGCTTATCAGAGGATATTTTAAACCAACTCATTAAGTTGAATGACCTTATAAGTAGGGGTTTTAAAGAGGAGGAGATGAGAAAACTTAAATATCAAATAATCAGAGGGATTTCGGAACTTAGAAATGAGATTCAGAGCTTAAAAGCGACATTGATATCAAACTATACAACGGTTGTAGAATCAGCTATTGAAAAGGCGATAGGGCAATTTAAATTGAATTATATTGATTTCAGACCTGAAGGGGAAAATGTTGTGATTTTTAATGAGCCTGAGCTTATCAAGGTGCTCTCAATAGTTATTGAGAATTCAATTCAAGCTTTATCAAGCGATATGTTTGAAAATCCGCTTATTAAAATAGCAGTGGTTAAGCCAAAACATGAACAGTATAACAAAATAGAAATACATATAATTGACAATGGACCTGGGATAGCACCTGAGGTTTTGAAAAGTCTTTTTCGGGAAAAGGTCACTACAAAGCCATCGGGTCATGGATTTGGATTGCTTTATGCGAGCGAATGTGTGAAGAGATATAATGGCTCAATTTATGTATTACCATCTGAATCTGGTGCCCACTTTGTGATTGGTCTTTTAAAGGCGTTAACTACCCAAAATTAA
- a CDS encoding putative ABC transport system ATP-binding protein: protein MPLIKLENVVKIYDLGAEKVHALRGINLEIEKGEYVAIMGPSGSGKSTLMNIIGCLDTPTSGRYFLNGVNVSELNDNELARIRNKEIGFVFQTFNLLPRADALHNVELPLIYAGVPGELRKKLAREALEQVGLGDRLHHKPNELSGGQRQRVAIARALVNKPSIILADEPTGNLDTKTGAEILALFDELHSKGNTIIIVTHEPDVARHAHRIIRIRDGMIESDEKVVDRIIAQR, encoded by the coding sequence ATGCCTTTAATTAAACTTGAAAATGTCGTAAAAATTTATGATCTTGGCGCAGAGAAAGTTCATGCTTTAAGAGGGATAAATCTTGAAATAGAAAAGGGGGAATATGTCGCTATAATGGGACCCTCTGGCTCTGGAAAATCAACTCTTATGAACATCATCGGCTGTCTTGACACGCCGACATCTGGAAGATATTTTTTAAACGGTGTAAATGTAAGCGAACTTAATGACAATGAATTAGCAAGAATAAGAAATAAGGAAATTGGTTTTGTTTTTCAAACATTTAATCTTTTACCCAGAGCTGATGCTCTACACAATGTTGAGTTGCCACTAATTTATGCAGGTGTCCCGGGCGAATTAAGAAAGAAGTTAGCTCGTGAGGCGCTTGAACAAGTCGGTCTTGGCGATAGATTACATCATAAACCAAATGAACTATCTGGCGGTCAAAGACAAAGAGTTGCAATTGCACGGGCGTTGGTCAATAAACCATCCATAATTCTTGCAGACGAACCAACCGGAAACCTTGACACAAAAACTGGAGCTGAAATTCTCGCATTGTTTGATGAACTCCACTCAAAGGGAAATACAATAATTATTGTCACACATGAGCCAGATGTTGCAAGACATGCACACAGAATTATAAGAATTAGAGACGGCATGATTGAAAGCGACGAAAAGGTTGTTGATAGAATCATCGCTCAAAGATGA
- a CDS encoding Double zinc ribbon translates to MVRLSSRVLKDRYRLCPKCGNFAHFSLEQFYCVVCGTKMIEECKRCKEPIIYPTSKFCPICGESYLEI, encoded by the coding sequence ATGGTTCGGTTGTCTTCAAGGGTTCTCAAAGATAGATATCGGCTTTGTCCGAAATGCGGTAACTTCGCTCATTTTTCACTTGAACAGTTTTATTGTGTTGTATGTGGTACAAAGATGATTGAGGAATGTAAAAGGTGTAAAGAGCCGATAATTTATCCAACTTCAAAATTTTGCCCAATATGTGGTGAAAGCTATTTGGAGATATAA
- a CDS encoding outer membrane protein, with protein sequence MKKLILFLALVPAFALGQTKKVLTLSECTKIALENNTTIKQAEYTARSQSASVMQAYGVFLPNLNLSGNWNRTRRESDLTFIPGLGTVPFRTSQTLNSFSTTASTSILLFNGFANFASLNRARSNYLSADYNFKRTRQSVIFQTYQLYLNVLRNKQLLKVAEDNLKRSQRQLERIVEANRVGSVSLADVYKQEVQVGNDELALIRAQADYDKAKADLLVYLGLIPSDEYDFEDPSISMEIDTTEFSALREQVKNLDAIISKAIDSRPDYKSAIASLNAAKSGVTVAMSGYMPTISASASYNLSSNEFSTLLKNRSMGWGISISFPIFDRLQLQTQVQQAKINVKNAEVQLEQAKRQITADVKKAILDLESAMKQIEVAERQVKSAELDLKTAEEKYNIGAGTLLDLLIATANYTTAVSARVNAIYSYIAAKVQLQYALGELDIE encoded by the coding sequence ATGAAGAAGTTAATTTTATTTTTAGCTTTGGTTCCAGCTTTTGCCCTCGGTCAGACAAAAAAGGTTCTTACGCTTTCTGAATGCACAAAAATTGCGCTTGAAAATAACACAACTATAAAACAGGCTGAATATACAGCCCGATCCCAATCTGCAAGTGTGATGCAAGCATACGGTGTTTTTTTGCCAAATTTGAACCTTTCTGGAAACTGGAATAGAACAAGAAGAGAATCAGATTTAACATTCATCCCAGGTCTTGGCACTGTTCCGTTCAGAACATCACAAACCCTAAACTCATTTTCAACAACCGCAAGCACAAGCATATTGCTTTTCAACGGTTTTGCAAATTTCGCCTCTTTAAATAGAGCAAGATCAAATTACCTTTCAGCTGACTATAATTTCAAAAGAACAAGACAATCTGTAATTTTCCAAACATATCAGCTTTATCTAAATGTTTTAAGAAACAAACAATTATTGAAAGTTGCTGAAGATAACTTGAAAAGAAGTCAGAGACAACTTGAAAGAATAGTTGAAGCCAACAGGGTCGGTTCGGTTTCACTTGCTGATGTTTACAAACAGGAGGTTCAAGTTGGGAATGATGAACTTGCGCTTATAAGAGCACAAGCAGATTATGATAAAGCGAAAGCAGATTTACTTGTTTATCTTGGTTTGATCCCATCTGATGAGTATGATTTTGAAGATCCATCAATATCAATGGAAATTGATACGACAGAATTTAGCGCTCTAAGGGAGCAGGTTAAGAATTTGGATGCTATTATTTCAAAGGCGATAGATTCAAGACCCGATTACAAAAGCGCAATTGCAAGTTTAAATGCAGCGAAATCAGGTGTCACAGTTGCAATGTCTGGTTATATGCCAACGATTAGTGCTTCAGCAAGTTATAATTTAAGCAGTAATGAATTTTCAACACTTTTAAAAAATCGCTCAATGGGTTGGGGTATAAGTATAAGCTTCCCGATATTTGACAGGTTGCAGCTCCAGACACAGGTTCAACAGGCAAAAATAAATGTTAAAAATGCAGAGGTTCAACTTGAACAGGCAAAGAGACAGATAACAGCAGATGTGAAGAAAGCAATACTTGATCTTGAATCCGCAATGAAACAAATTGAAGTAGCAGAGCGACAGGTTAAATCAGCTGAACTTGACCTTAAAACAGCGGAGGAAAAATACAACATCGGCGCTGGGACACTGCTTGATCTCTTAATTGCAACTGCAAATTATACAACTGCGGTAAGCGCAAGAGTTAATGCAATTTATAGTTATATCGCTGCAAAAGTTCAACTTCAATATGCACTTGGCGAACTTGATATAGAGTAA
- a CDS encoding Carboxypeptidase regulatory-like domain-containing protein — protein MKKLIFITVITFSFLNAQLSNIRGVVKDKLSGNPVEGAVVIIKDIQLRSVTDRNGRFEIKNISQGKYNLVVEAEGFEISTLENIIIESGEILYVEVELNPKIKETKIIAMGSEKITKREKGNQTAVNMLLSGGLSILTLNSNDVKYWEKTGFYVETGVAFRFSKSVLFDVVISIIGFKFKKEEFLRDYYNLSSLESGNLVMGSFYIDSKIFTGPFYFVIGLGYYISEAAASYIVNFPGPNPEKAFSKVWGQGLSIIYGIGIKPNLFAFSFEVKGMEPIQVFLFGVSIGY, from the coding sequence ATGAAAAAATTGATATTTATAACAGTAATTACCTTTAGTTTTTTGAATGCTCAGTTGAGTAATATAAGGGGCGTTGTGAAGGATAAGTTAAGTGGAAATCCTGTAGAGGGAGCGGTTGTAATTATTAAAGATATTCAATTAAGGAGTGTGACAGATAGAAATGGTAGATTTGAAATTAAGAACATCTCGCAGGGTAAATATAACCTGGTAGTAGAAGCAGAAGGATTTGAAATATCTACCCTTGAGAATATTATAATTGAAAGTGGCGAAATTCTATATGTTGAAGTTGAACTTAATCCAAAAATTAAAGAAACGAAAATAATAGCAATGGGAAGTGAGAAAATAACAAAAAGAGAGAAGGGAAATCAAACAGCTGTTAATATGTTATTAAGCGGCGGGTTATCCATTTTAACTTTAAACTCAAATGATGTAAAATATTGGGAAAAAACGGGATTTTATGTTGAAACTGGTGTTGCTTTTAGATTTTCTAAGAGTGTATTGTTTGATGTAGTTATCAGCATTATCGGGTTTAAATTTAAAAAGGAAGAATTTTTAAGGGATTATTATAATCTATCCTCGCTTGAAAGCGGTAATTTAGTGATGGGCTCATTTTATATAGATAGTAAAATTTTTACTGGGCCATTTTATTTTGTAATAGGCTTGGGATACTATATATCTGAGGCGGCAGCTAGTTATATAGTAAATTTCCCGGGTCCAAATCCTGAGAAAGCATTTTCAAAAGTTTGGGGTCAGGGTCTTTCAATTATCTATGGGATTGGTATCAAACCAAATTTATTTGCTTTTTCATTTGAAGTTAAAGGAATGGAACCAATACAAGTTTTTTTATTTGGAGTATCAATTGGATATTAA
- a CDS encoding putative ABC transport system permease protein, protein MKFLLQLQESLKIAIQSILAHKLRSALTTLGIVIGIVSVTLMNMTIEGLSKAFRSSISAIGADVLYIQKWPWFAGEDWWKYRNRREIKISYAKDIKERSTYAVAVAPTVFSRSTLRFGSNSMENVVIIGTTDEFIYTAGASVEIGRFMSEVEVKAERPVCVIGAEVAEKLFGNVNPIGRDLKIAGRTFRVVGVLEKQGKFLGLESLDDRVYIPIGQFTKMFPWRTGATITVKVRDMNEIEEAIEELRGIMRTLRRLKPWQEDDFSVNRQELLLNAYNQTVGVIGAVGLGITLLSLIVGGIGIMNIMFVSVKERTKEIGIRKAVGATQGAILIQFLIEAIIISFFGGAIGLIFAVILGFVVDQILPTSLPLWVALLSIFISIMVGVVSGIIPAYKASKLDPVESLRYE, encoded by the coding sequence ATGAAATTCCTTCTTCAATTACAGGAAAGTTTAAAAATAGCAATACAATCAATACTTGCACATAAACTTCGTTCTGCACTTACAACGCTTGGGATTGTAATTGGCATTGTTTCGGTCACATTGATGAACATGACAATTGAAGGTCTAAGCAAAGCATTTCGCTCAAGTATTTCAGCGATAGGCGCGGATGTTCTTTATATTCAAAAATGGCCTTGGTTTGCAGGGGAAGATTGGTGGAAATACAGAAATCGTCGTGAAATCAAAATAAGTTACGCCAAAGATATAAAAGAAAGATCAACCTATGCAGTTGCAGTAGCACCGACGGTCTTCAGCAGATCAACTCTTAGATTCGGAAGTAACTCAATGGAAAACGTTGTCATTATCGGGACAACAGACGAATTTATTTATACTGCTGGGGCTTCGGTGGAAATTGGAAGATTTATGAGCGAAGTTGAGGTAAAGGCAGAAAGACCTGTTTGCGTCATCGGGGCTGAAGTCGCTGAAAAGTTATTTGGTAATGTTAACCCAATTGGAAGGGATTTAAAAATTGCTGGCAGAACCTTTAGAGTCGTCGGCGTATTGGAAAAACAAGGTAAATTTTTAGGACTTGAATCACTGGATGATAGAGTTTACATTCCGATCGGTCAATTTACAAAGATGTTCCCATGGAGGACGGGCGCAACGATAACGGTTAAAGTTAGGGATATGAACGAGATAGAAGAAGCAATAGAGGAATTAAGAGGAATTATGAGAACGCTGAGACGTCTTAAACCATGGCAAGAGGATGATTTTTCGGTTAACAGGCAAGAATTACTTTTAAATGCTTATAATCAAACTGTTGGTGTTATCGGCGCAGTCGGGCTCGGTATAACTTTGCTCTCGCTTATCGTTGGTGGAATCGGAATTATGAACATAATGTTTGTCTCTGTGAAAGAAAGAACCAAAGAAATTGGCATTAGAAAGGCTGTTGGAGCAACTCAAGGGGCGATATTAATTCAATTCCTTATTGAGGCAATTATAATAAGTTTTTTCGGTGGTGCAATTGGGCTGATTTTTGCCGTTATTCTTGGCTTCGTCGTTGATCAAATTCTCCCAACTTCGCTTCCGCTATGGGTTGCTCTTCTTTCAATTTTCATTTCAATCATGGTCGGGGTCGTTTCTGGAATTATACCTGCTTACAAAGCGTCAAAATTAGATCCAGTTGAATCTTTAAGGTATGAGTAA
- a CDS encoding two-component system, NtrC family, response regulator GlrR, whose protein sequence is MKLNLLIIDDDVNFLNTAKKILQYGFEVTTSKNGKNGIEAFQQYDFQIVLLDMKLPDISGLDVLRRIKEINPFTPVIIITEYPDFENAVQAMKLGADDYIQKDFNFDLLKSKIEKLLETRDLKVALKYLKTEAELIRNEFIYASEVMRKLKIEIERIANLDVDVLLTGETGVGKDLLAYEIHKLSPRRDKNFVMVNLAGIEPNLVDSELFGTVKGAFTDAVNRMGKFEYANGGTIYLPEISEIPQSTQIKLLEFLQYKKITRIGSNKDIRVDVRLIFATNSDLEKLLSAGKLRDDFFYRISVNKIHIPPLRERRDDIIPLAEYFIRKYSSQYGIRREFKLNDELVKAMLSYSWPGNVRELENMIRSSIRDDVDELRLEHFPYLYERISRSSSIKPYKLAEAEFRENYFKNLYHQANGDINRASKLSGISSKYLRRILKSLGIVVK, encoded by the coding sequence GTGAAGTTAAATCTATTAATAATTGACGATGATGTAAATTTCCTTAACACTGCAAAGAAAATCCTTCAGTATGGTTTTGAAGTTACGACATCTAAAAATGGCAAAAATGGCATAGAAGCTTTCCAACAGTATGACTTTCAGATTGTTCTTCTTGACATGAAGCTTCCAGATATATCTGGGCTTGATGTCTTAAGGAGAATAAAAGAGATAAATCCGTTTACACCCGTGATAATAATAACTGAATATCCTGATTTTGAAAACGCAGTTCAAGCCATGAAATTGGGTGCGGATGACTATATTCAGAAAGATTTCAACTTTGATCTTTTAAAGTCAAAAATTGAGAAACTGCTTGAAACGAGGGATTTAAAAGTTGCTTTAAAGTATCTTAAGACAGAAGCGGAATTAATAAGGAATGAATTTATCTATGCGAGTGAGGTTATGCGAAAGCTGAAGATTGAAATTGAGAGAATAGCAAATCTTGATGTTGATGTATTGTTAACTGGCGAGACTGGTGTTGGGAAGGACCTTTTAGCATATGAAATACACAAATTAAGCCCAAGAAGAGATAAAAATTTTGTAATGGTAAACCTTGCTGGCATTGAACCCAATCTTGTTGATTCTGAATTATTCGGAACAGTTAAAGGTGCTTTCACAGATGCAGTAAACAGGATGGGTAAGTTTGAGTATGCGAATGGTGGGACAATATATCTTCCTGAGATCTCAGAAATACCACAAAGCACACAAATTAAATTGCTTGAATTTCTCCAGTATAAAAAAATTACAAGAATTGGTAGCAACAAGGATATAAGGGTTGATGTTAGATTGATATTTGCAACCAATTCGGATCTTGAAAAACTTCTCAGTGCTGGGAAATTAAGGGATGACTTTTTCTATCGTATAAGTGTGAATAAAATTCATATCCCGCCACTTAGAGAAAGAAGAGATGATATAATACCTCTTGCAGAATACTTCATAAGGAAATATTCAAGTCAATACGGGATAAGAAGGGAGTTTAAATTAAACGATGAATTAGTTAAAGCTATGCTTTCATACAGCTGGCCTGGGAATGTAAGGGAGCTTGAAAATATGATTAGATCTTCAATAAGGGATGATGTTGATGAGTTAAGGCTGGAGCATTTTCCATATCTTTATGAGAGGATTTCAAGATCAAGTTCAATCAAACCTTATAAACTTGCGGAGGCTGAATTTAGGGAAAATTATTTTAAGAATTTATACCATCAAGCAAATGGGGATATAAACAGAGCGTCAAAGTTATCCGGGATTTCATCAAAATACCTTCGCAGGATATTAAAATCCCTTGGTATTGTGGTTAAGTGA
- a CDS encoding HlyD family secretion protein codes for MGKNNKQRKRRIFVLAGIAVLVIASVVAAVLSGGREKVVAVQTEKISRRDITQIVTGTGKIQPEVEVKISAEVSGEIVEMPVKVGQSVKKGQLLVKIKPDLYIARKEAMEANLKSALAQLEIAKANLSKAESEFKRAEELYSKKLISDAEYENTRTSYNIAKAQYSSASSAVEQARASLRQAEEDLAKTIIYSPIDGVVTQINAEVGERVVGTSQMAGTVIMVIADLSKMEARIDVSEVDVVHVSIGDTAILSVDAFPEKKLKGIVYEISNAAKTKGLGTQEEVVNFEVRIRILNKDIALRPGMSVTADIETEKKYNVIAVPIQAVTVRSLKKNKPVDNPSTELNTKKNDKDDMVEVVFIVENGVAKMVPVKRGISGEMYVEITEGLKGDEEVVVGSFKAINRELEDGVKVRIQKEKTKTK; via the coding sequence ATGGGAAAAAATAACAAACAAAGGAAGAGAAGAATTTTTGTTCTTGCTGGAATTGCTGTTTTAGTTATTGCTTCGGTGGTCGCTGCAGTTTTAAGTGGTGGGAGGGAAAAGGTTGTAGCTGTTCAAACTGAGAAGATCAGCAGAAGAGATATAACACAAATCGTTACAGGGACCGGGAAAATACAACCAGAGGTTGAAGTGAAAATAAGTGCAGAGGTAAGTGGTGAAATTGTGGAAATGCCAGTTAAGGTTGGTCAAAGCGTAAAGAAAGGACAGTTGCTCGTCAAGATAAAGCCAGACCTTTACATTGCTCGCAAGGAAGCAATGGAAGCAAATTTAAAATCAGCACTTGCACAACTTGAAATTGCGAAAGCGAACCTTTCAAAAGCGGAATCAGAATTCAAAAGAGCCGAAGAACTTTATAGCAAAAAATTAATTTCAGATGCTGAATACGAAAACACACGCACAAGCTACAATATCGCAAAAGCACAATATTCTTCTGCTTCATCTGCGGTTGAACAAGCAAGGGCATCTTTAAGACAAGCTGAAGAAGACCTCGCAAAAACCATAATTTATTCCCCAATTGATGGGGTTGTAACCCAAATTAATGCGGAGGTTGGGGAAAGAGTCGTTGGAACAAGCCAAATGGCTGGAACTGTGATAATGGTTATAGCAGACCTTTCAAAGATGGAAGCAAGGATTGATGTGAGTGAGGTTGATGTAGTTCATGTTTCAATCGGAGATACCGCAATTCTTTCAGTTGATGCCTTCCCGGAGAAAAAACTTAAAGGAATTGTTTACGAAATATCAAACGCAGCTAAAACGAAGGGATTAGGAACGCAGGAAGAAGTTGTAAATTTTGAAGTCAGAATCAGAATACTTAATAAAGATATCGCACTTCGCCCAGGGATGTCAGTTACAGCAGATATTGAAACTGAGAAAAAATATAATGTTATCGCTGTCCCAATTCAAGCGGTTACAGTAAGGTCGTTAAAGAAAAACAAACCTGTAGATAATCCCTCAACCGAACTCAACACAAAGAAAAATGATAAAGATGATATGGTTGAGGTCGTTTTTATAGTTGAAAATGGGGTTGCGAAAATGGTTCCAGTGAAAAGAGGGATAAGTGGAGAAATGTATGTTGAAATAACTGAAGGATTAAAAGGCGATGAAGAAGTGGTCGTTGGGAGCTTCAAAGCCATAAACCGAGAACTTGAGGATGGAGTTAAAGTTAGGATTCAAAAAGAGAAAACAAAAACAAAATAG